Genomic segment of Paenalkalicoccus suaedae:
ATTCTAGGAGCGAATAGAGCAGGCATTGATTCTGTGTGGTTGAATCGATTTGACAAGCCAACGCCACCTGTACAAGCTACACATGAAATTAAAGAGCTTAACGATCTACATAAGCTACTATAATTAAGAAAAGAGCTCTAGGTCTTAAAACTAATTAGACCTAAAGCTCTTTTTTACATTATCTCGTTAAACGAAGCAATCGATCATCATTATCCGCAGGTGATCCACGTCCATCCGTATTATTAGTTAGAACGTAGAGAGCATCATTGTGAGAAACGACATCACGTAATCTACCTTCTCCATCAAAAATGACCTCTAACTCCTCCGTATCTTCATTTAATACATATAAACTTTCGCCTCGAAGTCCTGCTACAACAAGTTGATTATCATAAAAAGTTATTCCAGAAGGAGCCCATGTATCATCACCAGAATGTGCAACAGGTGTCTCCATCCCACTTTCTTCTTCATCGCCTTCAATCACTGGCCATCCATAGTTGTTGCCTGCTTCAATCAGATTAATTTCATCAAGTGCTGTTTGGCCATGCTCCGAGCTATAAAGTTCTTCTTCCTCATTCCACGCTAATCCTTGAGGGTTTCGATGGCCATAGCTATATACATATGAGTCATTTATCGGATTATCATCAGGCACGTCCCCTTGAAGCGTCATACGTAAAATACTACCTGCTAAAGTTGATTCGTTCTGAGACCAATCAGGTTCATTTGCGTCGCCAGTTGTTACATACAGCATATCATCAGGGCCAACAGCTATGCGACCGCCGTTATGAATGTTATCACCTTCAATAGCGTCTAAAAGAATACCTGTTTCGACCCAATTATCATCTTGTTCCTCGAGAGTTACAACTCGGTTTGTTAATCCTGTCTCTTCGCTCTCATAGGTGTAGTATGCGAAGGCTTGTCCTTCATGCATCGTAAACCCTAACAAACCTCCTTCACCTGCCTGTACAATTGAGTCAGATGTGTCTATATTTTGCTCCATGATCTCATTATCTTGTAGCTTCATGATAGACCCATTTCGACTAGTCATATAAATGACCTCATCTTCAATCGTGATAGACCATGGGGAAGCCAAATTT
This window contains:
- a CDS encoding PQQ-dependent sugar dehydrogenase, which encodes MKKWLYASPLLLMACGGEPNDPNEPPQVDSNNATPSAEENNNLENDQNTSNDEDSQQASLSSDDEWNVEVVASNLASPWSITIEDEVIYMTSRNGSIMKLQDNEIMEQNIDTSDSIVQAGEGGLLGFTMHEGQAFAYYTYESEETGLTNRVVTLEEQDDNWVETGILLDAIEGDNIHNGGRIAVGPDDMLYVTTGDANEPDWSQNESTLAGSILRMTLQGDVPDDNPINDSYVYSYGHRNPQGLAWNEEEELYSSEHGQTALDEINLIEAGNNYGWPVIEGDEEESGMETPVAHSGDDTWAPSGITFYDNQLVVAGLRGESLYVLNEDTEELEVIFDGEGRLRDVVSHNDALYVLTNNTDGRGSPADNDDRLLRLTR